The Natrinema salifodinae genome includes a window with the following:
- the phaC gene encoding class III poly(R)-hydroxyalkanoic acid synthase subunit PhaC: protein MKNPYSIALDMQRQAWEATAELADKTRVAPDRTETVENIGVGQTPSEVVYEENKLELLHYEPMTEEQHDVPILIVYALINKPYILDLQPDRSVVQTLLEAGFDVYLIDWGEPSKLDRSLSLDDYVNRYIDNCVDVVRERSGQDEINILGYCMGGTKSAMYAALYPEKVKNLALMAAGLCFAGEGGVLELWGSEDYYDPEEITDAHDNVPAEFLDVGFALMDPIANNVTKYVRFYDNVEDEDFVENFARMERWLDEGIDVAGKVYEEFIRDIYQDNKLYNNELELGGERVDVSTIDMPVLQIVAEYDHLIPPGASKPFNEVVASEDTEILEFATGHIGMSVSSRSHEELWPRVCEWFEERSDGTDVESEPERPAPEETDAALAEDVTGDETGADDLADGGSSIEVETVSESESEPESASEDLDAETSEFHGEDRSDEELAERAEDDIQDEPAEPGEMTVDEEVVEDVTDEDAVGDAAAEEPSEIEAETDDFTELTGVGQAYADALTTAGVETFDQLADADVADLAAETGISPSRLEDWIDQVRER, encoded by the coding sequence ATGAAGAACCCCTACTCGATCGCACTGGACATGCAGCGCCAGGCCTGGGAGGCGACCGCCGAGCTGGCGGACAAGACCCGGGTCGCGCCTGACCGCACCGAGACCGTCGAGAACATCGGCGTCGGCCAGACGCCAAGCGAGGTCGTCTACGAGGAGAACAAGCTGGAGTTGCTCCACTACGAGCCGATGACCGAGGAGCAACACGACGTGCCGATCCTCATCGTCTACGCGCTGATCAACAAGCCGTACATCCTCGATCTCCAGCCCGACCGGTCGGTCGTCCAGACGCTGCTGGAGGCCGGGTTCGACGTCTACCTGATCGACTGGGGCGAGCCCTCGAAGCTGGATCGGTCGCTGAGCCTCGACGACTACGTCAATCGGTACATCGACAACTGCGTCGACGTCGTCCGCGAGCGGTCGGGCCAGGACGAGATCAACATCCTCGGCTACTGCATGGGCGGGACCAAGTCGGCGATGTACGCCGCCCTCTACCCCGAGAAGGTCAAGAACCTCGCACTGATGGCCGCGGGACTGTGCTTTGCGGGCGAGGGCGGCGTCCTCGAGTTGTGGGGTAGCGAGGACTACTACGACCCCGAGGAGATCACCGACGCCCACGACAACGTCCCGGCGGAGTTCTTAGACGTCGGCTTCGCGCTGATGGACCCCATCGCGAACAACGTGACGAAGTACGTCCGGTTCTACGACAACGTCGAGGACGAGGACTTCGTCGAGAACTTCGCCCGGATGGAGCGCTGGCTCGACGAGGGCATCGACGTCGCCGGCAAGGTCTACGAGGAGTTCATCCGCGACATCTACCAGGACAACAAGCTGTACAACAACGAGCTCGAACTGGGCGGCGAGCGCGTCGACGTCTCGACCATCGACATGCCCGTCCTCCAGATCGTCGCCGAGTACGACCACCTCATCCCGCCGGGGGCCTCCAAACCGTTCAACGAGGTCGTCGCCTCCGAGGACACCGAGATCCTGGAGTTCGCGACCGGCCACATCGGGATGTCCGTCTCCTCGCGGAGCCACGAGGAGCTGTGGCCCCGGGTCTGCGAGTGGTTCGAGGAGCGGTCGGACGGAACCGACGTGGAGAGCGAGCCCGAACGGCCCGCACCCGAGGAGACCGACGCCGCCCTCGCCGAGGACGTCACCGGCGACGAGACGGGCGCCGACGACCTCGCGGACGGCGGTTCGAGCATCGAGGTCGAGACGGTGTCCGAGAGCGAGTCCGAACCGGAGTCCGCGTCTGAGGACCTCGATGCCGAGACGAGCGAGTTCCACGGCGAGGACCGTTCCGACGAGGAGCTCGCCGAACGCGCCGAGGACGACATTCAGGACGAGCCCGCCGAGCCTGGCGAGATGACCGTCGACGAGGAGGTCGTCGAGGACGTCACCGACGAGGACGCCGTCGGCGATGCCGCCGCCGAGGAGCCCTCGGAGATCGAGGCCGAAACTGACGACTTCACCGAACTGACCGGCGTCGGCCAGGCCTACGCTGACGCGCTGACCACCGCCGGCGTCGAGACCTTCGATCAGCTCGCCGACGCCGACGTCGCCGACCTCGCCGCCGAGACGGGCATCTCCCCGAGCCGGCTCGAAGACTGGATCGACCAGGTCCGAGAGCGATAG
- a CDS encoding helix-turn-helix domain-containing protein, with amino-acid sequence MATEATFTVPSERFPLGSIFEQLPGVTVELERIIPGQDTVVPYFWVRGTEVDDIESVFSDHPGVVGIHLVDSVEDQYLLRVKWSVEYDGVLSTLAETEVPLIQAEGTNQQWTFDIRGDDQQDIAAFQQRCRELDIPITLTQLHALTLIESDTEAALTDTQQEALVLAYNHGYFNSPRDVTMEELGDELGITQQAVASRLRRGIKHIIGTSLSEVQAPTCYTT; translated from the coding sequence ATGGCTACTGAAGCGACGTTTACGGTTCCGTCCGAACGGTTCCCTTTGGGGAGCATATTCGAACAACTGCCGGGAGTGACGGTTGAACTAGAACGAATTATTCCGGGACAGGACACGGTCGTTCCCTACTTCTGGGTTCGGGGAACGGAAGTTGACGATATTGAGAGTGTATTTTCCGATCATCCGGGAGTAGTGGGGATACACCTCGTCGATTCTGTTGAAGATCAGTATCTGTTACGTGTAAAATGGTCAGTGGAGTACGACGGTGTTTTGAGCACGTTGGCGGAGACCGAAGTCCCACTCATTCAGGCGGAAGGCACGAACCAGCAGTGGACGTTCGATATTCGTGGAGACGACCAACAGGACATCGCAGCCTTTCAGCAACGCTGTCGCGAATTAGATATCCCGATCACCCTGACGCAACTTCACGCACTCACGCTGATTGAGTCGGATACCGAGGCAGCGTTGACCGATACACAACAAGAGGCGTTGGTGCTCGCCTACAATCACGGCTACTTCAACTCCCCTCGTGACGTGACGATGGAAGAACTCGGTGACGAACTCGGAATCACACAGCAGGCGGTTGCGTCTCGACTCCGGCGCGGGATCAAACACATCATCGGTACGTCGCTTTCTGAAGTACAGGCTCCAACCTGCTATACGACTTAA
- a CDS encoding beta-ketoacyl-ACP reductase, with product MSMDNRTCVITGSAKGIGRGIAEHLGEEGANVVVNYRSSEGPAHEAADAIESAGGSAIAVQADVTNRDEVERMREACHEAFGQCDVLVNNAGITADKQFTEMSRTEWDRVMDVNLGGMFNCTQEFYDDIWNAHEGRLINISSVVGKQGNFGQANYAAAKSGMFGFTRTIALELAQGGSTANCVAPGFTRTDMVESIPDSVLDRIVSGIPLERLAEIEDIAAVVRFLASEESSYVTGEVIDVNGGMDL from the coding sequence ATGTCCATGGATAATCGTACCTGCGTCATCACCGGCTCGGCGAAAGGGATCGGTCGGGGGATCGCCGAACACCTCGGCGAAGAGGGTGCGAACGTGGTCGTCAACTACCGCTCGTCGGAGGGGCCGGCCCACGAGGCCGCCGACGCTATCGAGTCGGCCGGCGGGTCCGCCATCGCGGTTCAGGCCGACGTCACCAACCGCGACGAAGTCGAACGAATGCGCGAGGCCTGCCACGAGGCCTTCGGACAGTGCGACGTCCTGGTGAACAACGCCGGTATCACCGCCGACAAGCAGTTCACCGAAATGTCCCGCACGGAGTGGGACCGCGTGATGGACGTCAACCTCGGCGGGATGTTCAACTGCACCCAGGAGTTCTACGACGACATCTGGAACGCCCACGAGGGCCGACTCATCAACATCTCCAGCGTCGTCGGCAAACAGGGCAACTTCGGCCAGGCCAACTACGCCGCCGCGAAAAGCGGCATGTTCGGGTTTACCCGCACGATCGCCCTCGAACTCGCCCAGGGCGGTTCGACGGCCAACTGCGTCGCCCCCGGCTTTACCCGGACCGACATGGTCGAGAGCATCCCTGACTCGGTGCTCGATCGGATCGTCTCGGGCATTCCGCTCGAACGCCTCGCGGAGATCGAAGACATCGCGGCGGTCGTTCGGTTCCTGGCCAGCGAGGAGTCGTCGTACGTAACGGGAGAAGTGATCGACGTCAACGGGGGCATGGACCTCTAG
- a CDS encoding DUF7344 domain-containing protein — MVGSSTEFDTVLELCQDQHRRIILAVLAYEKRSLTVNDLRQTIIEHNHHKPITEIPEEETTQIRLSLIHTHIPKLEAFSLVDYDQERQVVEPTIQFDQLEPQLSVILDADPGLEPPIAL; from the coding sequence ATGGTTGGGTCCTCTACCGAGTTCGACACGGTTCTCGAACTCTGTCAAGATCAGCATCGTCGCATCATCCTTGCGGTACTCGCATACGAGAAGCGGTCGTTGACGGTGAACGATCTCAGGCAGACGATTATCGAGCATAATCATCACAAGCCCATTACAGAGATTCCCGAAGAAGAAACGACGCAGATTCGGCTCTCACTGATTCATACACACATCCCAAAGTTAGAAGCGTTCTCGCTTGTCGACTACGATCAGGAACGTCAAGTGGTGGAACCAACGATCCAGTTCGACCAGTTAGAGCCCCAGCTGTCGGTCATCCTCGACGCTGATCCCGGTCTTGAACCACCAATTGCGTTGTGA
- a CDS encoding sugar transferase: MLTGWRYRLTSATGTACFVVGAVLVANHSISQSAFTTIVPLFDRLDPAVLGGSSLRWALVLSVLAIAGAAWPLYKPRPRRILDTVFLVQKRVLVGGLVLATFGYFKWSHRLPRATLVMAVGLLAISLPAWFLLIRARPTDSDGRTLIVGDDLAQIERVAPAVDAPVIGYLCPTVTQPSAMPVAEGASEEAIADGGIELRHDDSEFTGGSKQSDVLDAMARLGGLSRLEDVLVAYDIDTVVLAFRQADRAEFFGALDACHEHGVDAKVHRKYADSVLVSEGDVGELVDVDLEPWDPLDHLFKRIFDVVFAGVGLIALSPLLFAISAAIKLDDGGSFLYRQERTAVFGESFPVYKFRSMIENAESETGATISEEDAGGVDPRVTRVGRMLRRTHLDEIPQLWSILAGDMSVVGPRPERPVLDSEIQSDGIDWEKRWFVKPGLTGLAQINDVTGHEPAKKLRYDLEYVRRQSFWFDVKIVIRQIWKVLSDVREFASDE, translated from the coding sequence ATGCTTACCGGCTGGCGGTATCGGCTGACGAGCGCAACCGGGACGGCGTGTTTCGTCGTCGGTGCAGTTCTCGTCGCCAACCATTCGATCTCTCAATCTGCGTTCACGACGATCGTTCCCCTCTTCGACCGACTGGATCCGGCCGTTCTCGGCGGCTCGTCGCTGCGGTGGGCCCTGGTGCTGAGCGTCCTCGCGATTGCGGGGGCGGCCTGGCCGCTGTACAAGCCCCGACCCCGCCGGATCCTCGATACGGTCTTTCTCGTCCAGAAGCGGGTCCTCGTCGGCGGACTGGTGTTAGCGACGTTCGGCTACTTCAAGTGGTCGCACAGACTGCCGCGGGCGACGCTCGTCATGGCCGTCGGGCTGTTGGCGATTTCGCTTCCCGCCTGGTTTCTCCTGATCCGCGCGCGGCCGACCGACTCCGACGGGCGGACGCTGATCGTCGGCGACGACCTCGCGCAGATCGAGCGCGTGGCGCCCGCCGTGGACGCGCCCGTGATCGGCTACCTCTGTCCGACAGTTACCCAGCCTTCGGCGATGCCAGTCGCGGAGGGGGCGTCCGAAGAAGCGATCGCCGACGGCGGTATCGAACTCCGTCACGACGATTCCGAGTTTACGGGCGGCTCGAAGCAGTCGGACGTGCTCGACGCGATGGCTCGTCTCGGCGGCCTCTCCCGGCTGGAGGACGTGCTGGTGGCGTACGATATCGACACCGTCGTGCTGGCGTTTCGCCAGGCCGACCGCGCCGAGTTCTTCGGCGCGCTGGACGCGTGTCACGAGCACGGCGTCGACGCGAAGGTCCACCGCAAGTACGCAGATAGCGTCCTGGTGTCGGAGGGTGACGTGGGCGAGCTGGTGGACGTGGATCTCGAGCCCTGGGATCCGCTGGATCATCTGTTCAAGCGGATCTTCGACGTGGTGTTCGCGGGTGTTGGCTTGATCGCGCTGTCTCCCCTACTCTTTGCGATTTCCGCGGCGATCAAACTCGATGACGGCGGGTCGTTCCTGTATCGGCAGGAGCGGACCGCCGTGTTCGGCGAATCGTTTCCGGTGTACAAGTTCCGGAGTATGATCGAGAACGCGGAGTCGGAAACCGGGGCGACGATCAGCGAGGAGGACGCGGGCGGTGTCGATCCTCGCGTGACACGCGTCGGGCGCATGTTGCGGAGGACGCACCTCGACGAGATTCCACAATTGTGGTCGATCCTCGCCGGCGATATGAGCGTCGTCGGACCCCGTCCGGAACGCCCGGTGCTGGACTCGGAAATCCAAAGTGACGGGATCGACTGGGAGAAACGCTGGTTCGTCAAACCCGGCCTGACCGGCCTGGCGCAGATCAACGACGTGACCGGCCACGAACCGGCGAAGAAACTCCGGTACGATCTCGAGTACGTCCGCCGCCAGTCGTTCTGGTTCGACGTGAAGATCGTCATTCGGCAAATCTGGAAAGTCTTATCCGATGTCAGGGAGTTCGCTTCCGACGAATGA
- a CDS encoding poly(R)-hydroxyalkanoic acid synthase subunit PhaE, with protein sequence MSDSRPQAQDWNAFVEQWNEQFLEALEDNMVAQAQFVESWSETVEELSGEEEISDGVEGYARAYETWMNASKQMVDRMNDQLEGEDVDVEEFRDIWLNTANEAFKDVMSTTAFARMTGETVGDVLELQQQAEETSQETLRTLGFATEGDIVEVGDRLVELERRQHAVERKLDRVLDHLEDEEE encoded by the coding sequence ATGTCAGACTCACGGCCCCAGGCACAGGACTGGAACGCGTTCGTCGAACAGTGGAACGAGCAATTCCTCGAGGCACTCGAGGACAACATGGTGGCCCAGGCGCAGTTCGTCGAGAGCTGGTCGGAGACCGTCGAGGAACTCAGCGGTGAGGAAGAGATCTCCGACGGCGTCGAGGGATACGCCCGCGCCTACGAGACGTGGATGAACGCCTCGAAGCAGATGGTCGACCGGATGAACGACCAGCTCGAGGGCGAGGACGTCGACGTCGAGGAGTTCCGAGACATCTGGCTCAACACGGCCAACGAGGCGTTCAAGGACGTCATGTCGACGACCGCCTTCGCCAGAATGACCGGCGAGACCGTCGGCGACGTCCTCGAACTCCAGCAACAGGCCGAGGAAACGTCCCAGGAGACCCTGCGGACGCTCGGCTTCGCGACCGAGGGGGACATCGTCGAAGTCGGCGACCGCCTGGTCGAACTCGAGCGCCGCCAGCACGCCGTCGAGCGGAAACTCGACCGCGTGCTCGACCACCTAGAAGACGAGGAAGAATGA
- a CDS encoding GDP-mannose 4,6-dehydratase: protein MNVLVTGGGGFIGGHIAEAVARRGHDVTVLDNFEPYYDLGIKERNVEAARTAADESGATYDLVEGSITDEPLVDDLVADADVVYHQAAQAGVRKSVEQPQKVNEYNVDGTMNLLEAARDHDLKRVVLASSSSVYGKPEYLPYDEAHPTNPVSPYGVSKLASEQYARVYNEIYGLPTVALRYFTVYGPRMRPNMAMTNFVSRCLHGEPPVIYGDGTQTRDFTYIDDIVGVNEQLLTDDSADGEILNVGSTDNIDIRTLAEVVRDEIDPSLEIEYGDPREGDAEHTHADISKANDVLGYEPTVDIREGVSKFIAWYRDNREWYDPLVRSS from the coding sequence ATGAACGTTCTCGTTACCGGCGGCGGCGGTTTCATCGGCGGTCACATCGCGGAAGCCGTCGCGCGGCGCGGCCACGACGTCACGGTTCTGGACAATTTCGAACCCTACTACGATCTCGGCATCAAGGAGCGCAACGTCGAGGCCGCGCGAACGGCCGCGGACGAGTCCGGTGCAACCTACGACCTCGTCGAGGGTTCGATCACCGACGAACCGCTCGTCGACGACCTGGTCGCGGACGCGGACGTCGTCTACCACCAGGCGGCCCAGGCGGGCGTCCGGAAGAGCGTCGAGCAGCCGCAGAAAGTCAACGAGTACAACGTCGACGGGACGATGAACCTCCTCGAGGCTGCCCGAGACCACGACCTCAAACGAGTCGTCCTCGCCTCGTCCTCCTCGGTGTACGGCAAGCCGGAGTACCTGCCCTATGACGAGGCCCATCCGACGAACCCGGTCTCGCCCTACGGCGTCTCGAAGCTCGCCAGTGAGCAGTACGCGCGCGTCTACAACGAGATCTACGGCCTCCCGACCGTCGCGCTACGGTACTTCACCGTCTACGGCCCGCGGATGCGCCCGAACATGGCGATGACGAACTTCGTCTCCAGATGCCTCCACGGCGAACCGCCGGTGATCTACGGCGACGGCACGCAGACCCGCGACTTCACCTACATTGACGACATCGTCGGGGTCAACGAACAACTCCTGACGGACGACAGCGCCGACGGCGAGATCCTCAATGTCGGGTCGACGGACAACATCGACATTCGCACGCTCGCAGAGGTCGTCCGCGACGAGATCGATCCCTCGCTCGAAATCGAGTACGGCGACCCCCGCGAGGGCGACGCCGAACACACCCACGCCGATATCTCGAAAGCGAACGACGTGCTCGGCTACGAGCCCACCGTCGACATTCGCGAGGGCGTCTCGAAGTTCATCGCCTGGTACCGCGACAACCGGGAGTGGTACGACCCGCTCGTCCGCTCCTCGTAA
- a CDS encoding VanZ family protein codes for MSLRLPLSPAVRRWTLPVLVAALICYWSIVAPPPSIVFATPPGADAITSATVASGLDLSWLDRRHGLAYASLALALRRALADRGTSPWRTGLLILGITVGYGTLLEIGQLFRPGRVASLADAASNAVGAGIALVLSGSE; via the coding sequence GTGTCGCTTCGGCTCCCCCTGTCACCGGCGGTTCGTCGGTGGACGCTGCCCGTCCTCGTAGCCGCTCTCATCTGCTACTGGTCGATCGTCGCGCCGCCGCCGTCGATCGTATTTGCGACGCCGCCTGGCGCGGACGCGATCACGAGCGCGACGGTCGCGAGCGGACTCGACCTGTCGTGGCTCGACCGGCGACACGGACTCGCCTACGCGAGCCTGGCGCTCGCGCTTCGGCGAGCCCTCGCGGATCGTGGCACGTCTCCGTGGCGGACGGGGCTCCTGATACTCGGCATCACGGTCGGCTACGGCACGCTACTGGAGATCGGCCAACTGTTCCGGCCTGGCCGCGTCGCCTCGCTGGCCGACGCCGCGAGTAACGCCGTCGGGGCCGGTATCGCGCTCGTCCTGTCCGGGTCCGAGTGA
- a CDS encoding DUF4330 domain-containing protein, whose product MPLIDDEGNLFGVVNVIDALAVCLVLAVLVAGIAVVGVLGDGTGTSGPEAETEDDDASQQATRYATIDLGTQPDYVADAIEEGDQAAVATDGHNLTITDVHVSPTNGGDGHVVVRAEIDGEYPPATADETAFRFNNGSVRIDSAVTIDTTDYERQGTVQRLEDEGPTLRTERTTVQLEANVSATTADAIEAGDEFRFAGRTVATVTDVATTELENTSRETAELEVDLVTVTRAGTQTFGDRSVETGSHIPIRTDRYDLTGEVVRRGPSVPIDESE is encoded by the coding sequence ATGCCGTTAATCGACGACGAGGGGAACCTCTTCGGCGTCGTCAACGTCATCGACGCGCTCGCGGTCTGTCTCGTTCTCGCCGTATTGGTCGCCGGAATTGCCGTTGTCGGCGTCCTCGGTGACGGTACCGGGACCTCCGGTCCCGAAGCCGAGACGGAAGACGACGACGCGAGCCAACAAGCGACGCGGTACGCCACGATCGATCTGGGAACCCAACCCGATTACGTCGCAGACGCCATCGAGGAAGGCGACCAGGCGGCCGTCGCCACGGACGGCCACAACCTGACGATCACGGACGTCCACGTCTCGCCGACGAACGGCGGCGACGGACACGTGGTCGTTCGCGCCGAAATCGACGGCGAGTACCCGCCGGCGACCGCCGACGAGACGGCGTTCCGGTTCAACAACGGCTCGGTCCGGATCGACAGCGCCGTGACGATCGATACGACCGACTACGAGCGACAGGGGACGGTCCAGCGGCTCGAGGACGAGGGTCCGACGCTTCGCACCGAGCGAACGACCGTCCAACTCGAAGCGAACGTGTCCGCGACGACGGCCGATGCGATCGAGGCGGGCGACGAGTTCCGGTTCGCCGGCCGAACGGTCGCGACGGTGACCGACGTCGCGACGACCGAGTTGGAGAACACGTCTCGAGAGACCGCCGAGCTCGAGGTCGACCTCGTGACGGTCACCCGGGCCGGCACGCAGACGTTCGGCGATCGATCGGTCGAAACCGGCTCTCACATCCCGATCCGAACCGACCGGTACGACCTCACCGGGGAGGTCGTCCGCCGCGGTCCGTCGGTCCCGATCGACGAGAGCGAGTAG